Part of the Schaalia odontolytica genome is shown below.
CCTAGCCGCTCACGTGTTGCGTGTGCACACCCCCGTGACACAATGGCACTGTTCATCCCGACACCAACGAGCGAGTAGCAGTGCCTCAGACAGTCAACGACGCCTCCGGGCAACGATCAAGCAGCGCCGTCCTCATTGCGACCTCACTGACCCTGTTCTCGATGTTCTTCGGCGCGGGTAACCTGATCTTCCCGCCGATCATGGGCGCGTCGGCAGGCACGAACGTCGCGCCCGCCATGATCGGCTTCCTCATCGGTGGCGTCGCCCTGCCCGTCATCTCGATCATCACGATCGCCCTGTCGGGCACCGACATGCGCGACCTCGTCAACCGTGCGGGAAAGTCCTTCGGTCTCGTCTTCTCCGTCATGGTCTACCTCTCGATCGGCGCCTTCTATGCGCTGCCGCGTACCGGCGCCGTGTCCTTTTCAACGGCGGTCGCACCCATCATCGGCACGAAGTCACTGACCGCGTCGATCCTCTTCAGCCTTGTCTTCTTTGGCGTCGCCTTCTACCTATGCTGGAATCCTGGCACAATCATCGACAGCCTCGGCAAGGTCCTTACCCCCATCCTGCTGGGCCTCCTCGTCCTCCTGGTCTTCTTGTGCCTCGCGTCCCTACCTGCCTCCCACGACGCCCCCACCGGAGAGTATTCGGCTACTCCCCTGGCCGCCGACCTGTTGGAGGGATACATGACGATGGACTCGATCGCCGCCCTGGCCTTCGGCATCATCGTCGTTACGTCGCTCGGGAACACGGGCGGCGGCATCGGCGCGAAGGTCGTGCGACGCACCTCCACGGCGGCCATCATCGCTGGGTCGCTGCTCGCCGTCGTGTACGTGGGCCTGGGTCTCATCGGCCACGTCATCCCCAATGCCCAGAGCTACGGCGACGGCGCCACCCTCCTCGCCGACGCCGCCCAGATGACGATGGGTTGGCCCGGACAGATCGTTTTCGGGCTCATCGTGCTGACGGCATGCATGACGACGGCGGTCGGCTTGATCGCGGCGACGTCGGAGTTCTTCCACCGCCTGCTCCCGGCCATCTCCTACCGCACGTGGATGATCGTCTTCACGATCATCTCCTTCGCGCTGGCCTCCGCCGGACTTGACTCGGTGCTCGCCATCGCGGTACCGATCATCACGTTCCTGTACCCCATCGCAATCACCGTCGTGTTCATAACGATCGCGACCCATCCGCTGCGCCTGACCACCCCGGCACTGTGGACCTTCCGTCTGGGGTCGTGGATGGCGGCGGCGTGGTCGGCGGCGACGACGCTCGCGCACGTCGGTGTCGCCACGGAGGGAATTAGCTCCGTTCTCATGTGGAGCCCACTTCAAGCGAACCAGCTCGGCTGGATCCTCCCCACGCTCATCGCTGCGCTGATCGGTGCGTGCATCGACGTGGCTGCGATGAGGCGTACGGCTGCCTGAGCGACGCATCCGCTGGTGGCCCGCTCGGCTTTGCGCCTCGCACATGGGGAACTGCACGTCCCCAATGTACGGGGATATGAGTGGTGGCCCCCAGGAAAACCCGGGAGCCACCACTTATGCGTTCACTGTCGTGAACTGAGAAGTTGAAGGTCGTCTGACAGACCGACTCAGTTGTTCGTCAGCTTCTCACGCAGCGCGGCGAGGGCCTCGTCGGAAGCCAGGGTGCCCTCGTTGTCGACCGGGGTCGAGTAGGAGGCCTGCTCCTCGATGGAGGGAGCCGCTTCGGCGTCCTCTTCGAGGGCCTTGCGAACCTGAGCCTTGTGGGCCTCCCAGCGGGCCTGAGCCTCGGCGTACTGGGCCTCCCATGCCTCGCGCTGAGCGTCGAAGCCTTCCATCCACTCCTGGGTCTCGGGATCGAAGCCCTCAGGGTACTTGTAGTTGCCGTTCTCGTCGTACTCGGCGGCCATACCGTACAGCGACGGATCGAACTCGTCGGAGTTCGGATCCACGCCCTCGTTGGCCTGCTTGAGGGACAGCGAGATGCGGCGGCGCTCCAGGTCGATGTCGATGACCTTGACGAAGACCTCTTCGCCGACCTTGACGACCTGGTCCGGCAGCTCGACGTGACGCTGAGCCAGCTCGGAGATGTGCACGAGGCCCTCGATGCCGTCCTCGACTCGCACGAACGCGCCGAAGGGGACGAGCTTGGTGACCTTGCCGGGCACAACCTGGCCGATGGCGTGCGTGCGGGCGAATGCCTGCCACGGGTCTTCCTGGGTGGCCTTCAGCGACAGGGAGACGCGCTCGCGATCCATGTCGACGTCGAGAACCTCGACCGTGACCTCGTTGCCGACCTCGACGACCTCGGACGGGTGATCAATGTGCTTCCAAGAAAGCTCGGAGACGTGAACCAGGCCGTCCACCCCGCCCAGATCAACGAAGGCGCCGAAGTTGACGATGGAGGAGACAACGCCGGAACGCACCTGGCCCTTCTGCAGGGTGTGCAGGAAGTTCGTGCGGACCTCGGACTGGGTCTGCTCGAGCCACGCGCGGCGGGACAGGACCACGTTGTTGCGGTTCTTGTCGAGTTCGATGATCTTCGCCTCGATCTCGCGGCCGATGTAGGGGGCGAGGTCGCGGACGCGACGCATC
Proteins encoded:
- the rpsA gene encoding 30S ribosomal protein S1, with product MTTNTPQVAINDIGSEADLIAAIDETIKYFNDGDIVEGTVVKVDHDEVLLDIGYKTEGVILSRELSIKHDVNPEDVVAVGDQIEALVLQKEDKEGRLLLSKKRAQYERAWGKIEKVKEEDGVVTGTVIEVVKGGLILDIGLRGFLPASLVEMRRVRDLAPYIGREIEAKIIELDKNRNNVVLSRRAWLEQTQSEVRTNFLHTLQKGQVRSGVVSSIVNFGAFVDLGGVDGLVHVSELSWKHIDHPSEVVEVGNEVTVEVLDVDMDRERVSLSLKATQEDPWQAFARTHAIGQVVPGKVTKLVPFGAFVRVEDGIEGLVHISELAQRHVELPDQVVKVGEEVFVKVIDIDLERRRISLSLKQANEGVDPNSDEFDPSLYGMAAEYDENGNYKYPEGFDPETQEWMEGFDAQREAWEAQYAEAQARWEAHKAQVRKALEEDAEAAPSIEEQASYSTPVDNEGTLASDEALAALREKLTNN
- the brnQ gene encoding branched-chain amino acid transport system II carrier protein; amino-acid sequence: MPQTVNDASGQRSSSAVLIATSLTLFSMFFGAGNLIFPPIMGASAGTNVAPAMIGFLIGGVALPVISIITIALSGTDMRDLVNRAGKSFGLVFSVMVYLSIGAFYALPRTGAVSFSTAVAPIIGTKSLTASILFSLVFFGVAFYLCWNPGTIIDSLGKVLTPILLGLLVLLVFLCLASLPASHDAPTGEYSATPLAADLLEGYMTMDSIAALAFGIIVVTSLGNTGGGIGAKVVRRTSTAAIIAGSLLAVVYVGLGLIGHVIPNAQSYGDGATLLADAAQMTMGWPGQIVFGLIVLTACMTTAVGLIAATSEFFHRLLPAISYRTWMIVFTIISFALASAGLDSVLAIAVPIITFLYPIAITVVFITIATHPLRLTTPALWTFRLGSWMAAAWSAATTLAHVGVATEGISSVLMWSPLQANQLGWILPTLIAALIGACIDVAAMRRTAA